In Thermococcus zilligii AN1, a genomic segment contains:
- a CDS encoding metal-dependent hydrolase, producing MRGFTHYISGLAAVTFFPALVSDLRMGILIPVIAAAAAYFPDFVDFKFGKFFARRDYEIDPAPWDEKKHYAPKLVKISELSEKNRYQFFAVRGRVEEILARGSGTISYEIVDKDGTVKTVSEEYNSIVFTLTDGTGKITVEAFGDDYRFFEDEFGEIKEGKEMLVFGYVDVGENGSLRLIISDAPHPQGIAETIAKAIEEAYREGERIVKIHNIRLPGDVYRRFWIYLDPPKREVRVEMGPIVTPGGVSIGGEVPEYRKYGIAKVDVPFIKTYPKPTSVDSFSGPEIAFRKTEFNGKTVVKDRFLPWHHGFSHSLTMGVIIGLIVFALFKLIGYSHATELALASMLGQWLHVFEDQLGFMGSNLLPPITKDVVPGFKLGESGSGLTNFSTAWLMIAFMIWNFNRFTDPRPIPISDAKLLLYLIWPSIIGFGIAIARSFKLRREIARLMDYYTNLDAFEELEEVGGI from the coding sequence ATGAGGGGGTTTACCCATTACATATCGGGCCTTGCCGCGGTTACCTTCTTCCCCGCGCTGGTTAGTGACCTCAGGATGGGCATCCTGATCCCGGTAATAGCCGCTGCCGCGGCCTACTTCCCGGACTTCGTTGACTTCAAGTTCGGAAAGTTCTTTGCGAGGAGGGACTACGAGATAGACCCAGCGCCCTGGGATGAGAAAAAACACTACGCTCCAAAGCTCGTCAAAATCAGCGAGCTGAGCGAGAAAAACCGCTACCAGTTTTTTGCCGTCAGGGGAAGGGTGGAGGAGATACTGGCCAGAGGTTCGGGAACGATATCCTACGAGATCGTTGACAAAGATGGAACCGTGAAGACGGTCAGCGAAGAGTACAACAGCATAGTCTTCACCCTAACCGATGGAACCGGGAAAATAACGGTCGAGGCCTTTGGGGACGACTACAGGTTCTTTGAGGACGAGTTCGGTGAAATCAAGGAAGGGAAGGAAATGCTGGTCTTTGGCTACGTTGACGTTGGGGAAAACGGTTCGCTCAGGCTCATCATCAGCGACGCCCCTCACCCGCAGGGAATAGCGGAGACGATAGCGAAGGCCATAGAGGAAGCTTATCGCGAAGGAGAAAGGATAGTCAAAATCCACAACATCCGCCTCCCGGGAGACGTCTACAGGCGCTTCTGGATTTACCTCGACCCGCCGAAGAGAGAAGTAAGGGTGGAGATGGGGCCGATAGTGACTCCGGGCGGCGTTTCCATAGGCGGCGAAGTCCCGGAGTACAGGAAGTACGGTATAGCGAAGGTGGACGTTCCCTTCATCAAGACATATCCCAAGCCTACCAGCGTTGACTCCTTCTCGGGGCCGGAGATAGCTTTCAGGAAGACCGAGTTCAACGGGAAGACTGTAGTTAAGGACCGCTTCCTGCCCTGGCACCACGGCTTCAGCCACTCCCTCACGATGGGCGTCATAATAGGCCTCATCGTCTTCGCCCTCTTCAAGCTGATAGGGTACAGCCACGCAACCGAGCTCGCCTTGGCCTCGATGCTCGGCCAGTGGCTCCACGTCTTTGAAGACCAGCTGGGCTTCATGGGGAGCAACCTGCTTCCGCCGATTACAAAGGACGTGGTTCCGGGCTTCAAGCTCGGCGAGAGCGGCAGTGGATTGACCAACTTCTCCACGGCCTGGCTGATGATAGCTTTCATGATCTGGAACTTCAACCGCTTCACAGACCCGAGGCCGATTCCGATCAGCGACGCGAAGCTGCTCCTCTACCTGATATGGCCGTCGATAATAGGCTTTGGAATAGCGATAGCCAGGAGCTTCAAGCTCAGAAGAGAGATAGCCCGGCTCATGGACTACTACACGAATCTGGATGCTTTCGAAGAGCTGGAGGAAGTCGGGGGGATTTAA
- a CDS encoding tripartite tricarboxylate transporter permease, translated as MLSLSTILPWSLAGVLFGSLISWIPGFHIFNIMALLVAVFGVGEFMPVEAFPFFTVGAIVAYAYVSAISSVYFSVADESAVFLLFPTQRYLLLGRGHEAVLLYLIGAVAGTLILVLSALFIFPRVLPPIYQATSPYITYFLVAIVVFMFMSEWPKEGDRGKTPGERLWLAWRQILGGIAVFFLSGLLGFVVMNTNLLPVTSAYTRLTPMFIGFFGMSWVLLNILSNPPMLDQKTEDNVESSVYNMLKASFGGALGGTIAAVYPIITGGMGALVAGHMTSQRGDDAFIISQGVNRVIYYVGAFTLLFLPNLRLTRGAAAWLVSSVYTPKSYAEYLAAVGVILLSAGISFLFTYYLSKVIARSFKVAHIRKLSYVVAVTLVVISYLLTGWMGVVVLFISTAIGMMAAAFNTRRSYCLGGLILPVLISMTGNTGAFMHLLGLG; from the coding sequence ATGCTCTCCCTTTCCACAATTTTGCCCTGGTCGCTCGCAGGAGTGCTATTCGGTTCGCTGATATCCTGGATCCCGGGTTTCCACATATTCAACATAATGGCACTTCTGGTTGCAGTCTTCGGCGTTGGTGAGTTCATGCCAGTTGAAGCGTTTCCCTTCTTCACAGTGGGGGCCATTGTGGCCTACGCCTACGTCAGCGCTATATCCAGCGTCTACTTCAGCGTTGCCGACGAGAGTGCGGTCTTCCTTCTCTTCCCGACACAGCGCTATCTGCTCCTTGGGAGGGGGCATGAAGCCGTGCTGCTCTACCTCATCGGAGCCGTTGCAGGAACGTTGATACTTGTGCTGAGCGCGCTCTTCATCTTTCCCCGGGTTCTTCCCCCGATCTACCAGGCAACGAGTCCCTACATCACCTACTTCCTGGTGGCGATAGTTGTCTTCATGTTCATGAGCGAGTGGCCCAAGGAGGGCGATAGGGGCAAGACACCTGGAGAAAGGCTCTGGCTTGCATGGAGACAGATCCTCGGGGGAATAGCTGTGTTCTTCCTTTCCGGTCTCCTGGGCTTCGTGGTTATGAACACAAACCTTTTGCCAGTGACAAGTGCCTACACAAGGCTAACACCGATGTTCATAGGCTTCTTTGGAATGTCCTGGGTTTTGCTGAACATCCTTTCAAATCCGCCGATGCTCGACCAGAAAACTGAAGATAACGTTGAGAGCAGTGTCTACAACATGCTCAAGGCCAGCTTCGGTGGAGCGCTCGGAGGAACGATAGCGGCAGTTTACCCGATAATCACCGGAGGAATGGGTGCCCTCGTTGCCGGCCATATGACGAGCCAGCGCGGCGACGACGCCTTCATCATAAGCCAGGGTGTCAACAGGGTCATCTACTACGTCGGAGCCTTCACGCTGCTTTTCCTGCCAAACCTAAGACTCACGAGGGGCGCCGCTGCGTGGCTCGTCAGCTCTGTCTACACCCCCAAGAGCTACGCTGAGTACCTGGCCGCGGTGGGCGTAATCCTTCTCAGTGCCGGCATAAGCTTTCTCTTCACCTACTATCTCTCCAAGGTGATAGCCAGAAGTTTCAAAGTGGCCCACATAAGGAAGCTCTCCTACGTTGTTGCAGTGACGCTGGTGGTCATCTCCTACCTCCTGACAGGCTGGATGGGAGTAGTGGTGCTCTTCATCTCAACGGCCATAGGCATGATGGCGGCGGCCTTTAACACGAGAAGAAGCTACTGCCTCGGTGGGTTGATCCTGCCGGTTCTTATCAGCATGACCGGGAACACTGGAGCCTTTATGCACCTGCTCGGACTGGGGTGA
- a CDS encoding OB-fold nucleic acid binding domain-containing protein encodes MPQGGQNRNVGDQKSEKKLYYHGLVEQKKLNVSKLKLLSVVISVLGVALMLIAAQGAQAPLAKIGDVYGNYMMNYAVVRVEGNVTGVPYVFDSGGKLSITFTVDDGSGAIDVRVYSPQAEDMVKGGRIPMPGDRVEVEVQLRVRETYTYGILQYLDGLKFVSKLYSSNPTPVTALSPDMAYKYVRVSGVVTSSREVSSGVLFDLDTGGGKITVLIPKVLYALWSAPNVAVGDRVTVSGIVYLYRGDSPEIVVRDLSDLEVSSPEQLGPIPLNEVSGHVGEMVLVEGTLETIAYNSASREYLVTLSGDGTTLTAISSRGVLYTIDPLSVGSGSTVRALGMVTADGTLKVSKFEVVRANTPGVRKISSIGKADVGRIVVIEGNIVDVAQVGSNLKLTVDDGTGRIVVFIPSSAVLELDNTTRDSLKKGLGVRIGGYVEEYQGTLEVVPYTGKAILAYGEPLPIQTTTATTTTSTPSSKTTTTMTTTTTTTTTTTTVRRVTLADLASASGNVMLEVTWVKLYYVNYTYVMLVKDSSGEANLTVSNKIIPNPFEAGTGSLLRITYDATSKRIVSISVVNPVPARKVSTGGVTLDMKGVTVIVEGTVVDVYTGSTYVKLTVDDGSGKLVVFIPKSVAGDMTFQKGQTVRVGGYVDEYKGTIEVIPYTRNAIEVR; translated from the coding sequence GTGCCTCAAGGTGGTCAGAATCGAAATGTCGGGGATCAAAAGTCTGAAAAGAAGCTCTATTACCACGGGTTAGTCGAACAGAAGAAGCTAAACGTTTCAAAACTTAAGCTGCTCTCCGTTGTGATCTCTGTCCTGGGAGTTGCCCTGATGCTGATAGCTGCCCAAGGCGCCCAGGCACCGCTGGCAAAGATCGGCGACGTTTACGGAAACTACATGATGAACTACGCCGTCGTCAGGGTCGAGGGCAATGTTACCGGTGTTCCATACGTCTTCGACAGCGGTGGGAAGCTTTCGATAACCTTTACTGTCGATGATGGAAGCGGGGCCATCGATGTGAGGGTTTACTCTCCCCAGGCGGAGGACATGGTTAAGGGCGGCAGGATCCCCATGCCAGGCGACAGGGTTGAGGTCGAGGTCCAGCTGAGGGTAAGGGAAACTTACACCTACGGCATACTCCAGTACCTGGACGGCCTGAAGTTCGTCTCGAAGCTTTACTCGAGCAATCCTACTCCCGTTACCGCTTTGAGTCCCGACATGGCCTACAAATATGTTCGGGTCTCCGGAGTAGTCACATCTTCCAGAGAGGTCAGCAGCGGTGTTCTGTTTGACCTTGATACTGGGGGAGGAAAAATAACTGTACTAATCCCCAAAGTCCTCTACGCTCTCTGGAGCGCTCCGAATGTAGCAGTCGGTGATAGGGTCACTGTCTCGGGGATCGTCTACCTCTACAGGGGTGACTCTCCGGAGATAGTGGTCAGGGATCTTTCCGATCTCGAAGTGTCAAGTCCAGAACAGCTGGGCCCAATACCGCTGAATGAGGTTTCCGGGCACGTTGGTGAAATGGTACTCGTGGAGGGAACACTTGAAACCATAGCTTACAACTCAGCCAGCAGGGAGTATTTAGTCACGCTTTCCGGTGATGGAACAACCCTCACGGCCATCTCCTCGCGCGGAGTTCTCTACACCATAGACCCGCTCAGCGTTGGAAGCGGTTCAACGGTTCGTGCCCTCGGTATGGTGACGGCCGACGGCACCCTCAAGGTCTCCAAGTTTGAGGTAGTTAGAGCAAATACACCCGGGGTAAGGAAGATCTCCTCAATAGGAAAGGCGGATGTTGGCAGAATAGTTGTCATCGAGGGCAACATAGTTGACGTTGCTCAGGTAGGATCCAATCTCAAGCTTACTGTCGATGACGGGACTGGTAGGATAGTGGTGTTCATACCTTCATCCGCTGTCTTAGAGCTCGACAATACTACAAGGGACAGCCTGAAGAAAGGCCTCGGAGTCAGGATAGGCGGTTACGTGGAGGAGTACCAGGGGACGCTTGAGGTCGTTCCCTACACTGGAAAGGCCATCCTTGCCTACGGGGAGCCGCTTCCTATCCAGACCACAACGGCTACCACGACAACATCCACTCCATCGTCTAAAACCACGACAACAATGACCACCACGACCACCACTACAACCACCACAACAACGGTTAGACGGGTAACCCTTGCTGACCTTGCTTCCGCCAGCGGAAACGTTATGCTCGAGGTCACCTGGGTCAAGCTCTACTACGTCAACTATACCTATGTGATGCTCGTAAAGGATTCCAGCGGGGAGGCCAACCTGACCGTTTCCAACAAAATAATACCAAACCCCTTTGAAGCAGGGACGGGTAGCTTGCTGCGCATAACTTACGACGCTACCAGCAAGAGGATTGTTTCAATATCCGTGGTGAATCCAGTCCCGGCCAGGAAAGTCAGTACCGGAGGCGTTACCCTGGATATGAAGGGGGTAACCGTGATAGTTGAGGGCACTGTAGTGGATGTATACACCGGATCAACGTATGTAAAGCTGACTGTAGACGACGGAAGCGGCAAACTCGTTGTCTTCATACCTAAGAGCGTCGCTGGCGACATGACGTTCCAGAAGGGTCAGACGGTAAGGGTTGGCGGGTACGTGGATGAATACAAGGGAACCATTGAGGTCATTCCATACACGCGGAACGCCATTGAGGTGAGGTGA
- a CDS encoding serine/threonine protein kinase, translating to MFESLLPKNFVEEFSAELEKGGISGLQAYSKGTTSLVFTGNLGEKKVIVKLQRPDSPRNNFEREAKLIQVVSRFGITPPLLSTGVFKGLNYMVREFASGEPILYADLEKSHIIEIALKAALLDRLGLDHGQIQGGKHIIIGEPVYFIDFEKANWRRPRNLTSAMAMMFLGDNSIAKRIREKFSLGRDFLDELRNELVEYKKTAKLSGILGLLSRL from the coding sequence ATGTTCGAGAGCCTGCTTCCCAAAAACTTCGTTGAGGAGTTTTCTGCAGAACTGGAGAAAGGCGGGATAAGCGGCCTGCAAGCTTACTCAAAGGGAACCACCAGTCTGGTCTTTACCGGAAACCTCGGGGAGAAAAAAGTAATCGTTAAGCTTCAAAGGCCGGATTCCCCCAGGAACAACTTCGAGAGGGAAGCCAAACTGATACAGGTCGTGTCCAGGTTCGGAATAACGCCGCCTTTGCTTTCCACGGGGGTGTTCAAAGGCCTGAACTATATGGTCCGGGAGTTCGCCTCCGGCGAGCCTATTCTGTACGCCGATCTTGAGAAGTCCCACATAATCGAAATAGCGCTCAAGGCGGCCCTTTTAGATAGGCTCGGGTTAGACCACGGCCAGATTCAGGGGGGGAAGCACATAATAATCGGGGAGCCCGTTTATTTTATCGATTTCGAGAAAGCCAACTGGAGGAGGCCGAGAAACCTCACCTCGGCGATGGCGATGATGTTTTTGGGAGACAACTCAATAGCCAAAAGAATTAGAGAAAAGTTTTCCCTCGGGCGCGATTTTCTTGACGAGCTCAGGAATGAGCTGGTCGAATACAAAAAAACTGCAAAGCTCTCAGGAATTTTGGGGCTTCTTTCCAGACTTTAG
- a CDS encoding Lrp/AsnC family transcriptional regulator — translation MVTAFILMVTAAGKEREVMEKLLAMPEVKEAYVVYGEYDLIVKVETETLKDLDQFITGKIRRMPEVQMTSTMIAI, via the coding sequence ATGGTGACGGCGTTTATCCTGATGGTTACTGCCGCCGGAAAGGAAAGGGAAGTCATGGAGAAGCTTCTGGCAATGCCCGAGGTTAAGGAGGCCTACGTGGTCTACGGGGAGTACGACCTCATCGTTAAGGTTGAGACCGAGACCCTCAAAGACCTTGACCAGTTCATAACTGGAAAGATAAGGCGCATGCCCGAGGTTCAGATGACCTCGACGATGATAGCCATCTGA
- a CDS encoding TIGR00153 family protein has translation MQVWTKLFARSPFKPLIKHSEVVIEAVETLEKALEAWKRGDYEEMNRLAVEIDRIEDVADEIKEEIRDSLSSNLMLAVSREDILIYLHMQDKVADAAEDTAKWLLVKKPGKIPAEIEEVILQMGAESIKAAKLLHEAIVQMDRIIESGFSENQIKAEYRIIHEIEDVESRIDDLDTELMRKVFEIADNLSWADGFYILNIARTVSNISDKAKDAAERLRLMMKPPKE, from the coding sequence ATGCAGGTCTGGACAAAGCTCTTCGCGAGGAGCCCATTCAAGCCGCTAATAAAGCACTCCGAGGTAGTAATAGAGGCAGTCGAGACCCTCGAGAAGGCCCTCGAAGCATGGAAGAGGGGAGACTACGAGGAGATGAACAGGTTAGCGGTCGAGATAGACCGCATTGAGGACGTAGCTGACGAGATAAAGGAGGAAATCCGCGACTCGCTCAGCTCGAATCTTATGCTGGCTGTTTCCAGGGAAGACATCCTCATATACCTCCACATGCAGGACAAGGTGGCCGATGCAGCCGAAGACACCGCCAAGTGGCTCCTCGTGAAGAAACCGGGTAAGATTCCCGCGGAGATCGAGGAGGTAATACTCCAGATGGGAGCAGAGAGCATAAAGGCGGCAAAACTCCTCCACGAGGCGATAGTCCAGATGGACAGGATTATAGAGAGCGGCTTCTCGGAGAACCAGATAAAGGCTGAATACAGGATAATCCACGAGATAGAGGATGTTGAGAGCAGGATAGACGACCTTGACACGGAACTTATGCGGAAGGTCTTCGAAATTGCTGACAATCTGAGCTGGGCCGACGGTTTCTACATCCTCAACATAGCCAGAACCGTTAGCAACATCTCTGATAAAGCAAAAGATGCGGCCGAGAGACTGAGGCTCATGATGAAACCGCCAAAAGAGTAA
- a CDS encoding inorganic phosphate transporter yields MSEVDPWLLMTIILGFAMAWAIGANDAANSMSTAVGANAITPKQAVIIAGVLEFIGAYFFGKSVTETIRSGIIDLTRITDPNVLIYGSIAALLAATLWLVIATKFGLPVSTTHSIIGGIVGYGIVYAGTAIVNWGKMTQVVLSWIISPIVGAIMAFLVFRAMTRSIFETGDPVRSAHIWSPFWISLAAIVIATMFYNKVLHGSDLRTGVMLYGLPAGVVTFLVAYPLIKLHFPSDDPLVGVESIFKRVQVITSGYVALAHGANDVANAIGPVAAVYAVASMGMAGMKVPVPKWLLALGGLGIALGVATYGYRVIETVGKKITELTNTRGFTIDFSAATVVLIASWLGLPISTTHTVVGAVVGVGLARGVKAINKDIVIEIIISWFVTVPVAALISAAIFKILLLVG; encoded by the coding sequence GTGAGCGAGGTGGATCCGTGGTTGCTGATGACGATAATCCTCGGTTTTGCGATGGCCTGGGCTATAGGGGCAAACGACGCGGCCAACTCAATGAGCACCGCCGTTGGGGCAAACGCTATAACGCCGAAACAGGCCGTTATCATAGCGGGAGTCCTTGAATTCATAGGCGCCTACTTCTTCGGCAAGAGCGTCACGGAGACGATAAGGAGCGGAATCATTGACCTGACGAGGATAACAGATCCCAATGTGCTCATCTACGGCTCCATAGCGGCCCTTCTCGCGGCTACCCTCTGGCTGGTCATAGCGACCAAGTTCGGTCTGCCCGTCTCGACGACCCACTCGATAATAGGAGGAATAGTCGGCTACGGAATCGTCTACGCCGGAACGGCGATAGTCAACTGGGGCAAGATGACACAGGTCGTCCTCAGCTGGATTATATCCCCCATCGTTGGGGCCATAATGGCTTTCCTGGTGTTCAGGGCCATGACGAGGAGCATTTTTGAAACCGGGGACCCGGTTAGAAGTGCCCACATCTGGTCGCCCTTCTGGATAAGCTTGGCTGCCATTGTGATAGCCACGATGTTCTACAACAAAGTCCTCCACGGGAGCGACCTAAGGACTGGCGTGATGCTTTACGGCCTCCCCGCGGGCGTTGTTACCTTCCTCGTGGCATACCCCCTGATAAAGCTCCACTTCCCGAGCGACGACCCGTTGGTAGGTGTCGAGAGCATATTCAAGCGCGTCCAGGTTATAACCTCCGGATACGTGGCCCTGGCGCATGGTGCCAACGATGTTGCCAACGCGATCGGGCCTGTGGCGGCAGTCTACGCAGTGGCAAGCATGGGGATGGCGGGAATGAAGGTTCCAGTCCCGAAGTGGTTGCTTGCCTTGGGAGGTCTTGGCATAGCGCTCGGTGTTGCAACCTACGGCTACCGCGTCATAGAGACGGTTGGAAAGAAAATTACAGAGCTGACGAACACAAGGGGCTTCACCATAGACTTTTCAGCCGCGACCGTGGTTTTAATAGCGAGCTGGCTCGGACTGCCGATTTCAACGACCCACACCGTTGTGGGGGCGGTTGTAGGCGTCGGCCTCGCCAGGGGAGTAAAGGCAATAAACAAGGACATCGTTATTGAGATAATAATCTCCTGGTTCGTCACAGTTCCGGTGGCCGCTTTGATCAGCGCGGCCATATTCAAGATCCTCCTGCTCGTGGGGTGA
- the arcC gene encoding carbamate kinase, which translates to MKRVVIALGGNAILQRGQKGTYEEQMENVRKTAEQIAEIILSGDYEVVITHGNGPQVGALLLQMDAGQHVHGIPAQPMDVAGAMTQGQIGYMIGQALINELRKRGVERPVATIVTQTLVDKDDPAFKNPGKPVGPFYDEETAKKLAREKGWTVIEDAGRGWRRVVASPDPKGHVEAPVIVDLVEKGFIVIASGGGGVPVIEENGQLKGVEAVIDKDLAGERLAEEVKADIFVILTDVNGAAVNFGKPNEKWLGKVTVDELKRYYEGGHFKKGSMAPKVLAAIRFVEWGGERAVIASLDRAVEALEGKTGTQVVRG; encoded by the coding sequence ATGAAGAGGGTGGTCATAGCCCTTGGCGGGAACGCGATCCTCCAGAGAGGTCAGAAGGGGACTTACGAAGAGCAGATGGAGAACGTGAGAAAAACTGCTGAGCAGATAGCTGAGATAATCCTCAGCGGAGACTACGAAGTTGTTATCACCCACGGCAACGGGCCGCAGGTTGGGGCTTTGCTCCTCCAGATGGATGCCGGCCAGCACGTTCACGGTATTCCGGCCCAGCCGATGGACGTTGCGGGCGCTATGACGCAGGGGCAGATAGGGTATATGATCGGCCAGGCCCTCATAAACGAGCTTAGAAAGAGGGGAGTTGAGAGGCCTGTTGCCACGATAGTCACCCAAACCCTCGTCGACAAGGATGACCCTGCTTTCAAGAACCCGGGCAAGCCAGTGGGCCCGTTCTACGACGAGGAGACGGCAAAGAAACTCGCGAGGGAAAAGGGCTGGACGGTCATAGAGGACGCCGGAAGGGGATGGAGGAGAGTCGTTGCCAGCCCCGACCCGAAGGGCCATGTGGAAGCTCCTGTTATAGTTGACCTTGTAGAGAAGGGCTTCATAGTCATAGCCAGCGGCGGGGGCGGTGTTCCGGTTATTGAGGAGAACGGTCAGCTGAAGGGCGTTGAGGCAGTAATAGACAAGGACTTGGCCGGGGAGAGGCTCGCTGAAGAAGTAAAGGCCGACATCTTCGTGATCCTTACCGACGTTAATGGAGCAGCGGTGAACTTTGGAAAGCCCAATGAGAAGTGGCTTGGAAAGGTTACTGTGGATGAGCTGAAGCGCTATTATGAGGGGGGTCACTTCAAGAAGGGCAGCATGGCCCCGAAGGTTCTCGCCGCGATAAGGTTCGTGGAGTGGGGCGGCGAGAGGGCCGTTATAGCCTCCCTAGACAGGGCGGTTGAAGCGCTTGAAGGAAAAACCGGGACGCAGGTTGTCAGGGGCTGA
- a CDS encoding phytoene desaturase family protein, which yields MRAVVIGSGIGGLLTSSFLARNGYEVTVLEKAPYIGGRFTNLNYRGFGLSTGAFHMLPHGEDGPLAHLLRLLGAGVRIVNSEPKGKILYGGKTFHYRDGWKYLSWRERARAMKLLADIKRNRLPTGEEAEMSGREWIREKIGDSEFVDLFIKSFLGWADSVLDVPAGELAREIKAALKWGGPGLVKGGCKAVTDELAKITEANGGKVLTRKRAEQVDPDGKKVITADGDELPYDVLISNIGVRETVELIGRDNFDREYLKRVDSLRPSEGIKYNVALRGKPRVGNTVVFTLDTERINGYNEPSSVSPELAPEGYTLIMLHHALQSRNVKAEQRKGIEDIHRIFPDFDKEGEILLIQTYLDGNPVNRVASGQTVGDFPIGDVYIVGDAYKPPGGIEVDGIALGVMRTLERLGLGSFSEWHL from the coding sequence ATGAGGGCGGTGGTGATAGGCTCTGGGATCGGCGGGCTTTTGACTTCCTCCTTCCTCGCCAGGAACGGCTACGAAGTTACGGTCCTCGAGAAGGCACCTTACATCGGTGGCCGCTTTACGAATCTGAACTACAGGGGCTTCGGCCTCTCCACAGGTGCCTTCCACATGCTTCCCCACGGCGAAGACGGGCCCCTGGCTCACCTCCTCAGGCTCCTCGGCGCGGGTGTCAGGATAGTGAACTCGGAGCCAAAGGGTAAGATACTCTACGGGGGAAAAACCTTCCACTACCGCGACGGCTGGAAGTACCTAAGCTGGCGTGAGAGGGCAAGGGCCATGAAGCTTCTCGCTGATATAAAGAGGAACAGGCTCCCCACAGGCGAAGAGGCCGAGATGAGCGGGCGGGAGTGGATAAGGGAGAAAATTGGTGATAGCGAGTTCGTTGACCTCTTCATCAAGAGCTTCCTCGGCTGGGCCGACAGCGTGCTCGACGTTCCTGCGGGAGAACTGGCGAGGGAGATAAAAGCGGCCCTGAAGTGGGGAGGGCCTGGTCTCGTTAAGGGCGGCTGTAAAGCTGTGACGGACGAGCTTGCTAAGATAACCGAAGCTAACGGCGGAAAAGTTCTCACGAGGAAGAGGGCTGAGCAGGTAGATCCAGACGGGAAGAAGGTCATCACAGCCGACGGGGATGAGCTCCCCTACGACGTTCTCATCTCCAACATCGGCGTAAGGGAAACCGTCGAGCTCATAGGCAGGGACAACTTCGACCGCGAATACCTAAAGCGCGTTGACTCGCTCAGGCCGAGCGAGGGCATAAAGTACAACGTCGCCCTGAGGGGCAAACCGAGGGTGGGAAACACAGTCGTCTTCACCCTCGACACCGAGAGGATAAACGGCTACAACGAGCCATCCAGCGTTTCCCCGGAGCTTGCGCCGGAAGGCTACACGCTGATAATGCTCCACCACGCACTCCAGAGCAGAAACGTCAAAGCCGAGCAGAGGAAGGGCATCGAGGACATCCACAGGATTTTTCCTGACTTCGATAAAGAGGGTGAAATCCTCCTGATCCAGACCTACCTGGACGGAAACCCCGTAAACCGGGTCGCCAGCGGGCAAACTGTGGGGGACTTTCCGATTGGGGATGTTTACATCGTCGGCGACGCCTACAAGCCTCCCGGGGGAATAGAGGTTGACGGTATTGCCCTCGGAGTGATGAGAACCCTCGAAAGGCTGGGCCTTGGGAGCTTTTCTGAATGGCACCTCTGA
- a CDS encoding ABC transporter ATP-binding protein: MNVIEINNLTKVYPDGTKANDRISISVRKNEIVGIIGPNGAGKTTLIRQLLGLLKPTNGSIKVMGKDIEGNADIIKKTIAYVPQYPLSFPSLRVEEMLEYVLRMRNKNISKDEIGERISNVLNLVGLSGAEKFFGYQLSGGMKKSLLLAMALVQELPVLVLDEPTSMVDIVTKHRLWEVIRDSNREGILLASHDMNEVKALCDRVYLLLQGKIVASGTPADIVSMIKMPTEVRLIPQGEIPSSILPKEHRKRGDLYELAFDTLEDALKTVEIVLRTAGVSYLEIESPSFEKLVINLIGRDGE; encoded by the coding sequence ATGAACGTGATAGAAATCAACAACCTCACAAAGGTATATCCCGATGGCACAAAGGCCAATGACAGAATTTCAATTAGTGTCAGAAAGAACGAAATCGTCGGAATTATAGGGCCCAATGGCGCTGGAAAAACTACACTAATAAGACAGCTTTTGGGACTTTTGAAGCCAACAAACGGCTCAATTAAGGTGATGGGGAAGGACATTGAAGGCAACGCTGATATCATAAAGAAAACCATCGCCTATGTGCCTCAGTACCCCCTCAGCTTCCCCTCTTTGAGGGTTGAGGAAATGCTGGAGTACGTCCTTAGAATGAGAAACAAAAACATTTCAAAGGATGAAATAGGAGAACGAATATCTAACGTTTTAAATCTCGTAGGCCTCAGCGGAGCGGAAAAGTTCTTTGGGTATCAGCTGTCGGGAGGCATGAAGAAGTCCCTGCTGTTGGCGATGGCCCTCGTTCAGGAGCTTCCGGTTCTCGTGCTCGACGAGCCAACGAGCATGGTGGATATCGTTACAAAGCACCGGCTGTGGGAGGTGATAAGGGACTCCAACCGCGAGGGAATCCTCCTCGCTAGCCACGACATGAACGAAGTAAAGGCCCTGTGCGACAGGGTATACCTTCTCCTCCAAGGAAAAATAGTGGCCTCTGGCACTCCCGCCGACATAGTTTCAATGATTAAGATGCCCACTGAAGTTCGTCTTATACCGCAGGGGGAGATACCCTCAAGTATCCTTCCGAAGGAACACAGAAAGCGAGGAGACCTCTATGAGCTGGCTTTTGACACACTTGAAGATGCCCTGAAGACTGTAGAGATAGTCCTCAGGACTGCGGGCGTGTCTTATCTCGAAATCGAGTCCCCCTCCTTTGAGAAACTCGTGATAAACCTCATCGGGAGGGATGGCGAATGA